One Halalkalicoccus sp. NIPERK01 genomic region harbors:
- a CDS encoding FAD-binding and (Fe-S)-binding domain-containing protein, protein MAVEKPHGDLSNFERYREAQGHEHPDAAEYAELAADLRAVVDGEVRFDEYAQVLYATDGSIYKARPAGVVHPRDRDDVRYAVKVAAEHDVPIMARGAGSSLAGQGVGPGCVVLDMTTYMDEILEIDLEEKRARVQPGVVQDHFDEAAKEYGLKFAPDPASSNRATIGGGIGNNSTGAHSVRYGITDAYTEELDVILSDGTEIHTREIVLDSPEYEGIVSKDDREAEIYRTVRGLVEDNEAEIEKRYPELKRVVSGYNLNRVIYENENDEEVINLSKLLVGAESTLGVVVEAEISLVTVPEETALALYFFDDLVDSMKAVPQALEYDVSAVELMDDEVFRMAAESDGYAQYVEPIPERAKAAIMLEYDSEMVDDFEEAIGETNERFVENGDAFDVLEAYTEEDQGKIWKLRKAAIPLLMSLEGDPKPYPFIEDATVPPEELAEYVQSFKEVLEDHGTSAAYFAHAGSGTLHIRPILNLKEEDGIETMHSITDDITDLVVEHHGAFSGEHGDGMARTEFNPKMFGDDLWGAFKELKTAFDPEWLMHPGNVVYRDGPEDPGPENDRGVGADNRENLRYGAGYQSIEPQTKLDFTDEGGFSHLVELCNGCGTCRQTDDVMCPTYRGMKDEIATTRGRANMLRAAISGDLPEEELYSERFQEEVLDLCVGCKGCKSDCPTGVDLAKLKAETKHQYHEREGIGLRARVFGNIDTLSKLGSALAPVSNLGTKVPGARKAMEKVAGIAPDRELPPFRRESLEDWYDARGPRVSEAEADRKVVLFPDTYTNYSYPEPGKAAIRVLEAANIHVKIPDDLGPSGRAAYSKSMLDKAEERARHNVEKFSSYIDDGYEIVVVEPSDAVVFQDEYLDLLSSPAAERVAAHAYGICEYLDVHRLVEDLPLNETGEPLTYHGHCHQKATNKDHHAVGVLRRAGYAVDPLDSTCCGMAGSFGYEAEHYDLSRAIGQRLFDQIDASGGTPVAPGGSCRSQIGEEYGGNPPHPIEKVAAALA, encoded by the coding sequence ATGGCCGTCGAAAAGCCCCACGGGGATCTGAGCAATTTCGAACGGTATCGGGAGGCGCAGGGTCACGAGCATCCGGACGCCGCGGAGTACGCGGAACTCGCGGCGGATCTGCGGGCCGTCGTCGACGGCGAGGTCCGGTTCGACGAGTACGCCCAGGTGCTCTACGCGACCGACGGCAGCATCTACAAGGCCAGACCGGCCGGGGTGGTCCATCCGCGGGATCGGGACGACGTGCGCTACGCGGTGAAGGTCGCCGCCGAGCACGACGTGCCGATCATGGCTCGCGGAGCGGGCTCCTCGCTGGCCGGTCAGGGCGTCGGGCCGGGCTGTGTCGTCCTCGACATGACGACCTACATGGACGAGATCCTCGAGATCGACCTCGAGGAAAAACGGGCGCGCGTCCAGCCCGGAGTCGTCCAGGACCACTTCGACGAGGCCGCCAAGGAGTACGGCCTGAAGTTCGCGCCCGACCCGGCCTCCTCGAACCGCGCGACCATCGGCGGCGGCATCGGCAACAACTCGACCGGCGCGCACTCCGTCAGGTACGGGATCACCGACGCCTACACCGAGGAACTCGACGTGATCCTCTCGGACGGAACCGAGATCCACACCCGAGAGATCGTCCTCGACTCGCCCGAGTACGAGGGGATCGTCTCGAAGGACGACCGGGAGGCCGAGATCTACCGAACGGTCCGGGGGCTCGTCGAGGACAACGAGGCGGAGATCGAGAAGCGCTACCCGGAACTCAAGCGGGTGGTCTCGGGGTACAACCTCAACCGGGTGATCTACGAGAACGAGAACGACGAGGAGGTCATCAACCTCTCGAAGCTGCTCGTGGGGGCAGAATCCACGCTGGGGGTCGTCGTCGAGGCCGAGATCTCCCTCGTCACGGTCCCCGAGGAGACGGCGCTCGCGCTGTACTTCTTCGACGACCTCGTCGACTCGATGAAGGCGGTCCCCCAGGCGCTGGAGTACGACGTCAGCGCCGTCGAGTTGATGGACGACGAGGTGTTCCGTATGGCCGCCGAATCCGACGGCTACGCGCAGTACGTCGAGCCGATTCCCGAGCGTGCGAAGGCCGCGATCATGCTCGAATACGACTCCGAGATGGTCGATGACTTCGAGGAAGCGATCGGTGAGACCAACGAACGGTTCGTCGAGAACGGCGACGCCTTCGACGTGCTCGAGGCCTACACGGAGGAGGACCAGGGGAAGATCTGGAAGCTCCGAAAGGCGGCGATCCCTCTGCTGATGAGCCTCGAGGGCGACCCCAAACCCTACCCCTTCATCGAGGACGCGACGGTTCCCCCGGAGGAACTGGCGGAGTACGTCCAGTCGTTCAAGGAGGTCCTCGAGGACCACGGGACCTCGGCGGCGTACTTCGCGCACGCGGGGTCGGGGACGCTTCACATCCGGCCGATCCTCAACCTCAAGGAGGAGGACGGAATCGAGACGATGCACTCGATCACCGACGACATCACAGATCTCGTGGTCGAGCACCACGGCGCCTTCTCGGGCGAACACGGCGACGGGATGGCCCGCACGGAGTTCAACCCGAAGATGTTCGGCGACGACCTCTGGGGCGCGTTCAAGGAGCTCAAGACGGCGTTCGACCCCGAGTGGCTGATGCATCCCGGCAACGTCGTCTACCGCGACGGCCCCGAGGACCCCGGACCCGAGAACGACCGTGGCGTCGGCGCCGACAACCGCGAGAACCTCCGCTACGGCGCGGGCTACCAGTCGATCGAGCCCCAGACCAAGCTGGACTTCACCGACGAGGGCGGCTTCTCCCACCTCGTCGAACTCTGTAACGGCTGTGGGACCTGCCGACAGACGGACGACGTGATGTGTCCGACCTACCGGGGGATGAAAGACGAGATCGCCACGACCCGAGGCCGGGCGAACATGCTCCGGGCGGCGATCTCGGGGGACCTCCCCGAGGAGGAACTGTACTCCGAGCGGTTCCAGGAGGAGGTACTCGACCTCTGTGTGGGCTGTAAGGGCTGTAAAAGCGACTGCCCCACGGGCGTCGACCTCGCGAAGCTCAAGGCCGAGACGAAACACCAGTACCACGAGCGCGAGGGGATCGGCCTCCGGGCGCGCGTGTTCGGCAACATCGACACGCTCTCGAAACTCGGCAGCGCGCTCGCGCCCGTCTCGAACCTCGGGACGAAGGTGCCCGGCGCGCGGAAAGCGATGGAGAAGGTCGCCGGGATCGCCCCCGACCGGGAACTGCCGCCGTTCCGCCGCGAGTCCCTCGAGGACTGGTACGACGCGCGCGGCCCGCGCGTGAGCGAGGCCGAGGCCGACCGCAAGGTCGTCCTGTTCCCGGACACCTACACAAACTACAGCTACCCCGAACCCGGAAAGGCGGCCATCAGGGTGCTGGAGGCCGCGAACATTCATGTGAAGATCCCCGACGACCTCGGCCCCAGCGGCCGGGCGGCCTACTCGAAGTCGATGCTCGACAAAGCCGAAGAGCGCGCCCGACACAACGTCGAGAAGTTCTCGAGCTACATCGACGACGGCTACGAAATCGTCGTCGTCGAGCCCTCCGATGCCGTCGTCTTCCAGGACGAGTACCTCGACCTGCTGTCCTCGCCCGCGGCCGAGCGCGTCGCCGCACACGCCTACGGGATCTGTGAGTACCTCGACGTCCACCGGCTGGTCGAGGACCTTCCCCTGAACGAGACCGGCGAACCCCTGACGTATCACGGCCACTGCCACCAGAAGGCGACCAACAAGGACCACCACGCGGTGGGCGTCCTCCGGCGGGCCGGCTACGCGGTCGACCCGCTGGACTCGACGTGCTGTGGGATGGCCGGCTCGTTCGGCTACGAGGCCGAACACTACGACCTCTCGAGGGCGATCGGTCAGCGCCTGTTCGACCAGATCGACGCCAGCGGCGGCACGCCTGTCGCGCCCGGCGGCTCGTGTCGCAGCCAGATCGGCGAGGAGTACGGCGGCAACCCGCCCCACCCGATCGAGAAGGTGGCGGCGGCGCTCGCGTAG
- a CDS encoding VOC family protein has protein sequence MELIHININVADAEETIAFYEQFGFEESWEFETPDGETQNRYIADENGIELQLSDTDGEKEFEPGTAWDHLAIGVDSVDEVFEGIDHYGVDKEPGDQPEAGARTAFVRDPDGRRVELVESLD, from the coding sequence ATGGAACTCATCCATATCAATATCAACGTCGCGGACGCCGAGGAGACCATCGCCTTCTACGAGCAGTTCGGCTTCGAGGAGTCCTGGGAGTTCGAGACGCCCGACGGAGAGACCCAGAACAGGTACATCGCCGACGAGAACGGGATCGAACTCCAGCTTTCGGACACCGACGGCGAGAAGGAGTTCGAACCCGGCACGGCGTGGGATCACCTCGCGATCGGCGTCGACAGCGTCGACGAGGTCTTCGAGGGAATCGACCACTACGGCGTCGACAAGGAGCCCGGCGACCAGCCCGAGGCCGGCGCGCGGACGGCGTTCGTGCGCGATCCCGACGGCCGGCGGGTCGAACTCGTCGAGTCGCTGGACTAG
- a CDS encoding CoA ester lyase, producing the protein MSDVTLRRTQLATPASDEKFMESAANSDADEVFLDLEDSVAPNAKPDAREPLIDAAKSHDWSGKVLSYRINGIDTKWWYDDVIEVVTGAGEHIDDIIIPKVKGASDIHTVENLLAQVEENAGLEVGAIGLEPQIEDGEGMHSVHEIAHASDRLSSIIFGPGDYSAAMGTPGLDIGQFPDYPGHYWHHALSECNAAAKSAGLPCLDGPYADIEDEQGFRDSCNNANMLGCDGKWAIHPSQIEIANEIFAPDPDVAERAERIVEEYAQAMEEGKGAVKVDGQMVDEATNKMAQDIVDKAEAADIL; encoded by the coding sequence ATGAGCGACGTGACACTGCGGCGGACACAGCTAGCGACACCGGCGAGCGACGAGAAGTTCATGGAGAGCGCCGCGAACAGCGACGCGGACGAGGTGTTCCTCGACCTCGAGGACAGCGTCGCCCCGAACGCGAAGCCCGACGCCCGCGAACCGCTGATCGACGCCGCCAAGAGCCACGACTGGAGCGGCAAGGTCCTCAGCTATCGGATCAACGGGATCGACACCAAGTGGTGGTACGACGACGTCATCGAGGTCGTTACCGGGGCCGGCGAGCACATCGACGACATCATCATCCCGAAGGTCAAGGGCGCGAGCGACATCCACACCGTCGAGAACCTGCTCGCGCAGGTCGAGGAGAACGCCGGCCTCGAGGTCGGCGCGATCGGCCTCGAACCCCAGATCGAGGACGGCGAGGGAATGCACAGCGTCCACGAGATCGCCCACGCGAGCGATCGCCTCTCCAGCATCATCTTCGGCCCCGGCGACTACTCGGCGGCGATGGGAACTCCAGGATTGGACATCGGGCAGTTCCCCGACTACCCGGGCCACTACTGGCATCACGCGCTTTCGGAGTGCAACGCCGCCGCGAAGAGCGCCGGCCTCCCCTGTTTGGACGGTCCGTACGCCGACATCGAGGACGAGCAGGGCTTTCGCGACTCGTGTAACAACGCGAACATGCTCGGCTGCGACGGCAAGTGGGCGATCCACCCCAGCCAGATCGAGATCGCAAACGAGATCTTCGCGCCCGATCCCGACGTGGCCGAACGCGCCGAGCGGATCGTCGAGGAGTACGCCCAGGCGATGGAGGAGGGCAAGGGCGCGGTGAAGGTCGACGGCCAGATGGTCGACGAGGCGACCAACAAGATGGCCCAGGACATCGTCGACAAGGCGGAAGCCGCCGACATCCTCTAA
- a CDS encoding IclR family transcriptional regulator has product MSTDEPTTVRATETSFRILDALRALDGAGVTELASHLDLPKSTVHNHLQTLRRNEYVTKHGAEYDVGLRFLQLGEYARDRRRIATTGPPEIDKLAEETREMANLLVEEHGRGVFLYRAKGADAVHMDTHAGKRVYLHTTGFGKSMLAHLPDERVEAILDRHGLPSITPNTITDRETLMDELETVRERGYAYDDEERLEGLRCIAAPIVVDGDVLGAVSVSGPKSRMSGEWYTDELPALTMSAANVIEINSTYA; this is encoded by the coding sequence ATGAGCACGGACGAGCCGACGACGGTGCGGGCGACCGAGACGAGCTTTCGGATCCTCGATGCGCTGCGAGCGCTCGACGGCGCCGGCGTGACCGAACTCGCGAGCCACCTCGACCTCCCGAAGAGCACGGTCCACAACCACCTCCAGACCCTTCGACGAAACGAGTACGTCACCAAACACGGCGCCGAATACGACGTCGGACTCCGGTTTCTCCAACTCGGGGAGTACGCGCGCGACCGTCGGCGGATCGCCACCACCGGCCCGCCCGAGATCGACAAACTCGCCGAGGAGACCCGCGAGATGGCGAACTTGCTGGTCGAGGAGCACGGCCGCGGGGTGTTCCTCTACCGGGCGAAGGGTGCGGACGCCGTCCACATGGACACCCACGCCGGAAAGCGGGTCTACCTCCACACGACGGGGTTCGGGAAGTCCATGCTCGCTCACCTCCCCGACGAACGCGTCGAGGCGATCCTCGACCGCCACGGCCTCCCGAGCATTACCCCGAACACGATCACCGATCGCGAGACGCTCATGGACGAACTCGAAACGGTCCGCGAACGCGGGTACGCCTACGACGACGAGGAGCGACTGGAGGGGCTGCGCTGTATCGCCGCCCCGATCGTCGTCGACGGCGACGTCCTCGGTGCGGTGAGCGTCTCGGGGCCGAAGAGCCGCATGTCCGGGGAGTGGTACACCGACGAACTCCCCGCCCTGACGATGAGCGCGGCGAACGTCATCGAGATCAACAGCACCTACGCGTAG
- a CDS encoding tyrosine-type recombinase/integrase — MSATDPLEAGDDPIAYFLQDVEYQGKTERTYDAYERVLRDFERFVREEYPRANTLDEVTHRACMAWLHRHRGSVARSTLATYASYLHRFYAYMTQIGVFAENPMALVIEQMDESIDVDPTRREIPLERMREFVDGVGHPLDRALIVTLLKTGIRAGELCNLDLRDLNLDFESLGIDPDPRPQLHGKPDSLYVAPDPARGAVVNGERRAASNKRRRPTVIPVDDELARVLEAWLAVRPDTRSAADPLFVSTSGKWGARLTTHMLHHTVEKHARRVDWHRTGGGAEENVTPHYFRHFFTTYLRNATGERGVVKYLRGDVADDVIDTYTHDWGDTVRETYERHIYRLS, encoded by the coding sequence ATGAGCGCGACCGATCCATTGGAGGCCGGCGACGACCCCATCGCATACTTCCTCCAAGACGTCGAGTATCAGGGCAAGACCGAACGGACCTACGACGCCTACGAGCGCGTTCTCCGGGATTTCGAGCGGTTCGTTCGAGAGGAGTACCCGCGTGCGAACACCCTCGACGAGGTGACACACCGGGCGTGTATGGCGTGGCTACACCGCCACCGTGGCTCGGTCGCTCGGAGTACGCTCGCGACGTACGCCTCGTACCTCCACCGCTTTTACGCCTACATGACACAGATCGGCGTCTTCGCGGAGAACCCGATGGCGCTGGTGATCGAGCAGATGGACGAGTCGATCGACGTCGATCCGACGCGACGGGAGATCCCTCTCGAACGCATGCGCGAGTTCGTCGACGGGGTCGGCCACCCGCTCGATCGAGCCCTGATCGTGACGCTCCTCAAGACGGGGATCCGCGCGGGCGAACTCTGTAACCTCGATCTACGGGACCTCAACCTCGATTTCGAATCGCTGGGGATCGATCCCGACCCCCGACCCCAGCTGCACGGCAAACCCGACTCGCTGTACGTCGCGCCCGATCCGGCACGCGGAGCGGTCGTAAACGGCGAGCGCCGCGCCGCCTCGAACAAGCGTCGGCGACCGACGGTGATCCCGGTCGACGACGAACTCGCACGGGTTCTCGAGGCGTGGCTCGCCGTCCGCCCCGACACCCGCTCGGCGGCCGATCCGCTGTTCGTCAGCACGAGCGGGAAGTGGGGGGCGCGACTCACGACCCACATGCTCCACCACACCGTCGAGAAACACGCTCGGCGGGTCGACTGGCACCGAACCGGCGGTGGGGCCGAGGAGAACGTCACCCCCCACTACTTCCGGCACTTCTTTACGACGTACCTCCGCAACGCGACCGGCGAACGCGGGGTCGTGAAGTACCTCCGGGGGGACGTCGCCGACGACGTCATCGATACGTACACCCACGACTGGGGCGATACCGTCCGCGAGACCTACGAGCGACACATCTATCGGCTGTCGTGA
- a CDS encoding DUF5805 domain-containing protein has protein sequence MGDSETDRTRVTTYVPAYQAEIWAEHAKDLDMSRSEFVRTMVQAGRRGFDPGGEMGSDHAETADRQGFEPRVERALAESGPLSWDGLVEALTEDTEDRLDEALLALQEENRVSYSGRAGGYTLNGEHE, from the coding sequence ATGGGCGATTCGGAGACCGACCGAACGAGGGTGACGACCTACGTCCCCGCGTACCAGGCGGAGATCTGGGCGGAGCACGCGAAGGACCTCGATATGAGTCGAAGCGAGTTCGTCCGGACGATGGTACAGGCGGGCCGTCGCGGGTTCGATCCCGGCGGAGAGATGGGGAGCGACCACGCGGAGACGGCCGACCGGCAGGGATTCGAGCCACGTGTCGAACGTGCGCTCGCCGAATCGGGTCCGTTGTCGTGGGACGGACTCGTCGAAGCGCTGACCGAGGACACCGAGGACCGCCTCGACGAGGCGCTGTTGGCCCTGCAGGAGGAGAACCGCGTCAGCTACAGCGGTCGTGCCGGTGGCTACACGCTCAACGGTGAGCACGAATGA
- a CDS encoding sugar phosphate isomerase/epimerase yields the protein MGRTAIQLYTLRGIDEPLPALLESVAETTFDGVEFAHRVADANREAVVEALGDTGLAVAAAHVGLETLETDYEGTTALYEELGCTDLVVPWLDPSHFESEAAIAEVAERLNAVAQRLAEDGFSLHYHNHDQEFVDRGEHAAMDELLARTDDSIGFELDLGWANAAGADPVALLDRYGDRISHVHFADADAESMACVELGEGDLDLDACLEAARDAGVEWYIYEHDEPTDPRESLAHGAKTLDEAR from the coding sequence ATGGGACGGACGGCCATTCAGCTGTACACGTTGCGCGGGATCGACGAACCGCTCCCCGCGCTCCTCGAATCGGTCGCGGAAACGACCTTCGACGGCGTCGAGTTCGCCCATCGAGTCGCCGACGCGAACAGGGAGGCGGTCGTCGAGGCACTCGGAGACACCGGCCTCGCGGTCGCCGCCGCCCACGTCGGTCTCGAGACGCTCGAAACCGACTACGAGGGCACGACGGCGCTCTACGAGGAACTCGGCTGTACGGACCTCGTCGTCCCGTGGCTCGACCCCTCACACTTCGAGAGCGAGGCGGCCATCGCGGAGGTCGCCGAACGCCTGAACGCCGTCGCGCAACGGCTCGCCGAGGACGGCTTCTCGCTTCACTACCACAACCACGACCAGGAGTTCGTCGACCGCGGCGAACACGCCGCGATGGACGAACTGCTCGCACGAACCGACGACTCGATCGGCTTCGAACTCGATCTGGGCTGGGCGAACGCCGCCGGTGCCGACCCGGTCGCGCTTCTCGATCGGTACGGCGACCGGATCTCGCACGTCCACTTCGCGGACGCCGACGCCGAGTCGATGGCGTGTGTCGAACTCGGCGAGGGGGACCTCGACCTCGACGCCTGCCTCGAGGCCGCCCGCGATGCGGGCGTCGAGTGGTATATCTACGAACACGACGAACCGACGGATCCGCGCGAATCGCTCGCCCACGGGGCGAAAACGCTCGACGAGGCTCGCTGA
- a CDS encoding VOC family protein: MTETRAHHVGVTVADLERAVGFYRDVLGLAVLDRFTVAGEAFAIGVGVEGATGEFVHLDAGGARIELIEYDPEGDRRPAADVNQPGATHVGLSVSDVDGFYEGLPDGVETLSEPRTTESGARILFVRDPEGNLVEIIEA, encoded by the coding sequence ATGACGGAGACGCGCGCACACCACGTCGGAGTGACGGTCGCGGATCTCGAGCGGGCGGTCGGGTTCTACCGAGACGTGCTCGGACTCGCCGTTCTGGACCGCTTTACGGTCGCCGGGGAGGCGTTCGCGATCGGCGTCGGCGTCGAGGGGGCGACCGGGGAGTTCGTACACCTCGACGCCGGCGGCGCACGAATCGAGTTGATCGAGTACGACCCGGAGGGCGACCGGCGGCCCGCAGCGGACGTGAACCAGCCCGGCGCGACACACGTCGGACTTTCGGTTTCGGACGTCGACGGGTTCTACGAGGGACTCCCCGACGGCGTCGAGACGCTGAGCGAACCACGAACGACCGAGAGCGGCGCTCGGATCCTGTTCGTCCGCGACCCCGAGGGGAACCTCGTCGAGATCATCGAGGCCTGA
- a CDS encoding Gfo/Idh/MocA family protein, protein MAIEPKADDAGSFVRVGIVGGGFIGRTVGGQLRAAEHARVAALVDIDEGTLESTGDALGVRPDARYERYGTMLDEEDLDAVLIGTPHTLHYEQVLAAMDHGLHVLCDKPLTTNLEDARDLVARDADREETLMVGYQRHLYRAFVEARARWLESGRVPDWITAEISQDWVDRFEGTWRMDPDLSGGGYLYDTGSHLLDSILWSTGLTPTAVAAEMEFVDDDRRVDGRSHVTVRFEEGTTASVTCSGETPCMREHIHLWDAEGATYLDSKDWEANTLVEIDAESGEHRPRLDQRDLPNKAEAFVSAVRHGEEPPATALDGLRVTAVTEAAYESARAGGEFVAVDPGDVALDGRLS, encoded by the coding sequence ATGGCTATCGAACCGAAGGCGGACGACGCCGGATCGTTCGTGCGCGTCGGCATCGTCGGCGGCGGGTTCATCGGTCGAACCGTCGGCGGACAGCTCCGTGCGGCCGAACACGCCCGCGTCGCCGCGCTCGTCGACATCGACGAGGGGACGCTCGAATCGACTGGCGACGCGCTCGGCGTTCGCCCCGACGCCCGGTACGAGCGCTACGGGACGATGCTCGACGAGGAGGACCTCGACGCGGTGTTGATCGGGACGCCACACACGCTCCACTACGAGCAGGTCCTCGCGGCGATGGACCACGGCCTGCACGTCCTCTGTGACAAACCCCTGACGACGAACCTCGAGGACGCCCGCGACCTCGTCGCCCGCGACGCCGACCGCGAGGAGACCCTGATGGTGGGCTATCAGCGCCACCTCTACCGGGCGTTCGTCGAGGCGCGCGCGAGATGGCTGGAGTCGGGTCGCGTCCCCGACTGGATCACCGCCGAGATCAGCCAGGACTGGGTCGACCGGTTCGAGGGCACCTGGCGGATGGACCCGGACCTCTCGGGCGGCGGCTACCTCTACGACACCGGCAGTCACCTGCTGGATTCGATCCTCTGGAGTACGGGCCTCACGCCGACGGCCGTCGCCGCGGAGATGGAGTTCGTCGACGACGATCGGCGCGTCGACGGCCGTTCGCACGTCACGGTCCGGTTCGAGGAGGGAACCACCGCGTCGGTCACCTGCTCGGGCGAGACGCCCTGCATGCGCGAGCACATCCACCTGTGGGACGCCGAGGGCGCGACCTACCTCGACAGCAAGGACTGGGAGGCGAACACGCTCGTGGAAATCGACGCCGAGAGCGGCGAGCACCGCCCCCGACTCGACCAGCGCGACCTGCCGAACAAGGCCGAGGCGTTCGTCTCGGCGGTCCGTCACGGCGAGGAGCCGCCGGCGACCGCGCTCGACGGGTTGCGCGTGACCGCGGTCACCGAGGCCGCCTACGAGTCCGCCCGCGCGGGCGGCGAGTTCGTCGCCGTCGATCCCGGGGACGTCGCGCTCGACGGGAGGCTGTCATGA
- the dgoD gene encoding galactonate dehydratase → MTEIIDYDLYEVPPRWLFLRIETSDGLVGWGEPVVEGRAKTVRAAVEELLDNYLLGEDPNRIEDHWQAMYRGGFYRGGPVLMSAIAGVDQALWDIKGKRFDAPVYELLGGRARDRIRVYQWIGGDRPSEVGDAAAEKVSEGFTGLKMNATSEMRRVDTPAAVRAAEDRLREVREAVGPEVDVGVDFHGRVTKPMAKRLAEALEPYDPMFIEEPVLPEHNDSLPAIAAHTSIPIATGERMFSRWDFKEVFESGSVDVIQPDLSHAGGITEVKKIADMAEAYDVALAPHCPLGPIALASCIQVDACSPNALIQEQSLDIHYNEGGDVLDYLADPDVFEYHEGYVEVPSGPGLGIELNEEYIEEQAEETVDWHNPVWRHDDGSVAEW, encoded by the coding sequence ATGACCGAGATCATCGACTACGACCTGTACGAGGTGCCGCCACGCTGGCTCTTTCTCCGGATCGAGACGAGCGACGGCCTCGTCGGCTGGGGCGAACCCGTCGTCGAGGGGCGGGCCAAGACCGTCCGCGCGGCGGTCGAGGAACTGCTCGACAACTACCTGCTCGGCGAGGATCCGAATAGAATAGAAGACCACTGGCAGGCGATGTACCGCGGCGGCTTTTACCGCGGTGGCCCCGTGCTCATGAGCGCCATCGCCGGTGTCGACCAGGCGCTGTGGGACATCAAGGGCAAGCGATTCGACGCGCCGGTCTACGAGCTACTGGGCGGCCGGGCGCGCGATCGAATCAGGGTCTATCAGTGGATCGGCGGCGACCGTCCCAGCGAGGTGGGCGACGCGGCGGCCGAAAAGGTGAGCGAGGGCTTTACCGGGCTGAAGATGAACGCGACCTCCGAGATGCGCCGGGTCGATACCCCCGCCGCGGTCCGGGCGGCCGAGGATCGCCTCCGGGAGGTCCGCGAGGCCGTCGGTCCCGAGGTCGACGTCGGGGTCGACTTCCACGGGCGGGTCACGAAGCCGATGGCCAAGCGACTCGCGGAGGCGCTCGAACCCTACGACCCGATGTTCATCGAGGAGCCCGTGCTTCCCGAGCACAACGATTCCCTTCCAGCCATCGCCGCCCACACGTCGATCCCGATCGCAACAGGTGAGAGAATGTTCTCGCGGTGGGACTTCAAGGAGGTCTTCGAATCCGGGAGTGTGGACGTCATCCAGCCCGACCTCTCGCACGCGGGCGGGATCACGGAGGTCAAGAAGATCGCGGACATGGCCGAGGCCTACGACGTGGCGCTCGCGCCCCACTGCCCGCTCGGGCCGATCGCGCTGGCCTCCTGCATCCAGGTCGACGCCTGCTCGCCGAACGCGCTGATCCAGGAACAGAGCCTCGACATCCACTACAACGAGGGCGGGGACGTGCTGGACTATTTGGCCGATCCGGACGTCTTCGAGTACCACGAGGGCTACGTCGAGGTGCCCTCCGGACCCGGATTGGGAATCGAACTCAACGAGGAGTACATCGAGGAGCAGGCCGAGGAGACCGTCGACTGGCACAACCCCGTCTGGCGCCACGACGACGGCAGCGTCGCGGAGTGGTAA
- the rdfA gene encoding rod-determining factor RdfA, producing MASEGRSQGKVGRVIEKYGLEGFGAELEEHWTGERGEQYSLRALADLFNRRVLEAAMDEAGMRSLDGEVENRYRLLSDDDVSAGMREQTRRELDRAGVPIDDLESDFVSHQSIYTYLTEYREATHPSSVELSPEERRERELDKIGALITRTSVVTEDSIERLAARDALSSGISGVFVDVQVTCEECGRSTAATTFLEEGGCSCRD from the coding sequence ATGGCCAGCGAAGGACGTTCTCAGGGCAAGGTCGGCCGCGTCATCGAGAAGTACGGTCTCGAGGGGTTCGGCGCGGAACTGGAGGAGCACTGGACGGGCGAGCGCGGGGAGCAGTACAGCCTCCGCGCGCTCGCGGACCTGTTCAACCGGCGCGTGCTGGAGGCGGCGATGGACGAGGCGGGGATGCGCTCGCTCGACGGCGAGGTCGAGAACAGGTACCGACTGCTCAGCGACGACGACGTGAGCGCGGGGATGCGCGAACAGACCCGTCGGGAACTCGACCGGGCCGGCGTCCCGATCGACGACCTCGAGTCCGACTTCGTCTCCCACCAGTCGATCTACACCTACCTGACGGAGTACCGCGAGGCGACCCATCCCTCGAGCGTCGAACTCTCGCCGGAGGAGCGGCGCGAACGCGAACTCGACAAGATCGGGGCGCTCATCACCCGGACGAGCGTCGTCACCGAGGACTCGATCGAACGACTTGCCGCCAGGGACGCCCTCTCGAGCGGGATCTCCGGCGTCTTCGTCGACGTGCAGGTGACCTGCGAGGAGTGCGGTCGCTCGACTGCCGCGACGACGTTCCTCGAGGAGGGCGGGTGCTCGTGTCGGGACTGA